GATGAAGGTGGCGTACAAGAAACTAACGATCAGCGGAGCATGAGTTGCCGTCAGCAAACGCCAAGTGGTGTCGTGCTTGCGCAGGTAATCAAGGGTTGAATAATCCATCAGTGCCTATGCCGGAAATACGCCTGTAGAAATATAGCGGTCGCCCCGATCACAAATAATCGCCACGATGGTGGCATTCTCGACTTCTTTAGAAAGCCTCAACGCCGCTGCCACTGCCCCGCCCGATGAGACCCCGCAGAAAATCCCTTCCTCAGACGCAAGGCGACGCATGGTGTCTTCCGCCTCCGGCTGGCTCATATCCATTTCGCGGTCAACTTCATCACGGTGGAAAATTTCCGGCAAATACTCCGGTGTCCAGCGACGGATACCGGGAATCTGATCCGTTTGCGTCGCTGGTTGCACGCCCACGATTTGCACATCAGGATTCTTGGACTTGAGGAAACGCCCCGTTCCCATAATCGTGCCCGTCGTACCCATGCTACTCACAAAATGCGTCACCTGTCCGTGGGTATCGCGCCAGATTTCGGGCCCGGTGGAATGGAAATGTGCCAGCGGATTGTCTTCGTTGGCAAACTGGTTCAGCACCTTGCCCTTGCCATCGCGTTCCATTTGCAAGGCAAGGTCACGTGCGCCTTCCATGCTGGCTGCCTTGCTGACAATGATCAGTTCCGCACCGTAAGCTTTCATGGAAGCACGGCGTTCGGCGCTCATGGTTTCGGGCATGATCAGCACCATTTTGTAGCCTTTGATCGCGGCAGCCATTGCCAAAGCAATGCCGGTGTTGCCGCTGGTAGCTTCAATCAAGGTGTCACCGGGCTTGATGTCGCCGCGTTCTTCAGCACGCTGAATCATGCTCAAGGCAGGGCGGTCTTTAACCGAACCTGCTGGGTTGTTGCCTTCCAGCTTAACGAGAAGGGTATTGGTGGTTGCGCCGGGCAAACGTTGCAGGCGTACCAACGGGGTATTGCCGATGAAGGCTTCAATGGTGGGGTAATGCATGTCCGTCACTCTTTATTGTCTGAAGGCAAACAGCTTACCTGCCACGCTTTAGCAGCACAATCCTTCCGGCGGATTTGGCTTGACCTGATCTATTAATAGGGTAATGTCATGAACTTGCAGATAATCATAATAAACAGGAAGTCATGTGAAGAGCGCAACCGAGACATCTGCCCCTATTGACCTATTGACGCTACAAGAATCCTCTGCCAAAACAGACCGTCATGCGGTGTCAGCCACCATGCTTGCCCAGCGTGACCGTGATTTGGCTCATCGCTCCGTTTCGGGAACGCTTGCCTATCTGGTCAGTTGGCTGGTGCTGGTGCAGGGGACACACCTGACCCAGTACAGCCCCGTGTTGGTTTATGCAACGGGTTTATCCCTGTTTTTGCTAACCCTGTGGCGACTGTTTCTCATCCGGCGGCAAACAGCCCTTTGTGCGCAAAATGCTGACCGCTGGCGGCTCCTATTCCGCAGCAATGTGTTGTTATCCAGCGGCATTTGGGGGGGATTCACCGCTTGGGCGTTATCTCAGGTGGGATTAGGTATTCATGGTACGCTTATCTTATTGCCATTACTGATGATCAGTGCT
The window above is part of the Thiothrix winogradskyi genome. Proteins encoded here:
- the cysM gene encoding cysteine synthase CysM; this translates as MHYPTIEAFIGNTPLVRLQRLPGATTNTLLVKLEGNNPAGSVKDRPALSMIQRAEERGDIKPGDTLIEATSGNTGIALAMAAAIKGYKMVLIMPETMSAERRASMKAYGAELIIVSKAASMEGARDLALQMERDGKGKVLNQFANEDNPLAHFHSTGPEIWRDTHGQVTHFVSSMGTTGTIMGTGRFLKSKNPDVQIVGVQPATQTDQIPGIRRWTPEYLPEIFHRDEVDREMDMSQPEAEDTMRRLASEEGIFCGVSSGGAVAAALRLSKEVENATIVAIICDRGDRYISTGVFPA